The following is a genomic window from Ignavibacteriota bacterium.
CATAATCCTGGTTCGTCACTTCGGTGACCGTCCCGTTGCCGTTGTTGCGGAACAGGCGGGTGGTGCCAAACGTCGTGCTTGCGTAGACATCCGGCAATCCGTCGTTGTTGTAATCGCCGATGTCCCACGCACGGATGCTGCCCGAGGTCAGCAATCCGCATCGACATAGCTCGACCCGTTCCACTTGGAACGTGAACTGCCATCGCCCTTGCCATACAGGAGGACGATGTTCGTTGCCCGGCGCAGGCCATCACAGTTGTTGGCCTCGGTACCGGTCAACAGCACGTCGACGTTCCCATCGTTGTTGAGGTCCCCACTGGCTGCCAATGGCGTTGAAATGCCGGACGGTGTCTTCAACGATGATGCCCGTATCGGCGACCGCCCGGGCGTAGAATTCCCCCGCCGCCGACATGGAATCGAGTGCATAGAGCGTACGGCCAAGCGATGCTGAGCCCGGGATAAAGAACTTGCCGGTACCATCATTCAGGAACAGGATGCTCCCCTTCTTTGCACCGATCGTGTCGGAACCGCCGTTGAATGCCCGGAAGCCGTGACGGAAGCTGGGCATCAACAGGTCCTGATAGCCGTCATTGTTGGCATCGATGAAGTGGATGCTCCAGCATTCATAGGCGCGGGTGGTATCGATGGCCAACTGTCCGGCAGCGGCGCCATTCCCGACGCGCGTGAAACCGGAGGACCGCCCTTCAGCAGTTCGATGCCCGTGCCGCGCGGCAGATCGCGCCATCGCTCCATGCGGCATTTTTGTGACCGTGCCGCCGCACTCAGGTAGTTGCTGTGGTCGATGTCCGCCACCGCCATGCCGGCGAACACCGAACCGGGTGGCGCCCGCGCTGGCAAGCGGGCCTACGCCCGTTGCGGGGACGTAGGTGCCAAGGCTGTCAAAATACAGTCCCGTCTGGGGAGCGGCGTTGTTCGTCGACCACAGATCAGGAACGCCATCGCCGTTGATGTCGGCGAAGAGCCCGCCGACGGAGTTGTTACTGTTCCCGATCGCGGCCGTCCTCGTGTACGCCACCTGGGTGAACGAGGTGAGGTTGTTCAACAGGACGTTATTCGGTGGGATCCAGAGATCGTGCGTGCCGTCGCCGTTGATATCCAGCCATGCGAAACCGCCATTGGATGCACCTGCCGCCGGAGCCGGCGTCGGAGCGGAACTGAACACGACTTCCTGCGCGGACAGGGTGCTGGCCCCGAGCACAAGGAAGAGAGCTCCCATGACGCTGAACCAGAAGAGCTTGTTCATACAAAACCTCCACGATTGTGGGGTGATGGAGTGTTGTGAGTTAGAGGAGTTGCGGGTTACGACACTTCAGTAAAAAGATTGAACAGCTTCAATCGAACGTCAACGACTATCCGGGTCACCTCCCTTCACATCCTGCACGTTCGCGGGCATCAGCAGGCCCCCGTCCGATGCAATGCATCGGACGGGCAAGTGCCTGAGGAAAGGATCACTTCATGAGAACCATCTTCTTCGTCAGCGACAGATTGTCGGCGGTGAGCCTGTAGAAGTACACGCCGCTGGCGAGATATCCGGCATTGAACTGGACCTCGTGACTCCCCGCGGCCTGCACGCCCGAAAAGAGCGTCGCGACTTCCATACCGAGAACATTGAAGACACGCAACGTCACGTGGCCGCTCTGGGGGAGCGCGTATGTGATCTGCGTGGCCGGGTTGAAAGGATTGGGATAGTTCTGGTCCAGGGAGAACTCCAGCGGACGGCCAGGAGCATCCTCGTCCACGGCGGTCACGCCATTCGTGAGCATGGTCGTGATGTTGGCACGCTCCGTCGCTGCCTGGGCCTTCCAGCCCGAGTACGTCGTCGGGAAGCTGCCCCACCACCGCCAGAGGTCGCCCAGCGGGAACCCGCCCATGGCTGCGGTCCTGAGCTTCGTGTTGGTGTAGCGGAGCTGCTCGCTCATCGGCCACTTCTGATTGATATCATCATTGGGGTTGAACGCCCATGTGGTATCCGAGTTGTCCGTCCACTTCCGGAGGAGGAAGCTCTTGATGCCATCCACATTCGTCGGCGGAATGAGGAAGCCCGGGTTCGTGGAATCATAGACGTTCAGCATGGAGATGTACGGCCACGTCGTCTTGTCGTTGAAGAAGATGCGCGTCTTCTCACTCATGAGCGGCATCGCCTGCGGCTTCCACGTGGTCGCCGTATCGCTGTACGGATTGCCGCCGGCGTAGTAGTCCCGCAGCCATTGGTCGTGGTAGTAGCTGTTGTTCGCGAACAGGATATGCCGCTGGTTCTCGGTGAAGGGGACCAGGAAATTGAAATTCGCGGTCCCGATGGTATCGATGTTGATCGCGCCACCCGTCGGAGTGTCGCCATCGGCGCCGGGGATGTAACCGAACATGTACGGATTGACAAAGATGGAGTTCGTCACGGAGAGCCACCACCACCAGCCGGATTCCAGTGTGTACATGACGGTGTTCAGGAACGTGCAATGGTTGAAGCTCACATAGTCCGCGTACTCGGCGCCCTCCTGCATGTACACGTAGCCCATGTTGGCGAACGTGGTGTTCTCGAACGACAGAGAGTCGATATGCCATCCCTGGGTGTTGAACGGGAAGGAGACAGCCCTGCCGTAGTAGCGGAAATGCGTGTCGATGAGGTTCTTGAAATAGCAGTTCGTGAACTTCAACCGTGCATGCGCCGCCGACACCGTCACTGCCCCACCACCATTGGAGATGGGGCATAGTTGAAGATCACATTTTCAAAGACACCGTAGTTCACATTGTCCGTGGTATCCTGGTCGATCTCCAGCGCCGATCCGACCTGGGTGCCGACGCCATCCGTGTTGGTGGTGGCGTACAGGAGCCAGATGTTCTTCATATAGATGTCGCCATAGCAGTCGAAGTTGAACGTCGTGCTCACGCCGCTGCTCGGGGTCCAGCAGATCATCGGGGGGGCCGTCTCCTGCGTCGCTCCCGGATCAGGTGCGACGAGCGTCAGCTTCTTCCCTGCCGGGACCGTGATCGTCGAGCTGAGGACATACAGGCCATAGGGCTTCAGACGGAAGACCGTGTTGGAGAGGGTCCCCGCATCGATCTTGGCTGAACCGCGATATTCAGCGTCCCTTCCCCACCGCCGACATCGAACATATCGAGGACGTCCACCGTATCGGTCTGCGCTACAAGCAGCGCGGGGAATGACACCATCAACAGCAGCATCAACCATGCACA
Proteins encoded in this region:
- a CDS encoding VCBS repeat-containing protein, with amino-acid sequence MNKLFWFSVMGALFLVLGASTLSAQEVVFSSAPTPAPAAGASNGGFAWLDINGDGTHDLWIPPNNVLLNNLTSFTQVAYTRTAAIGNSNNSVGGLFADINGDGVPDLWSTNNAAPQTGLYFDSLGTYVPATGVGPLASAGATRFGVRRHGGGGHRPQQLPECGGTVTKMPHGAMARSAARHGHRTAEGRSSGFTRVGNGAAAGQLAIDTTRAYECWSIHFIDANNDGYQDLLMPSFRHGFRAFNGGSDTIGAKKGSILFLNDGTGKFFIPGSASLGRTLYALDSMSAAGEFYARAVADTGIIVEDTVRHFNAIGSQWGPQQRWERRRAVDRYRGQQL
- a CDS encoding T9SS type A sorting domain-containing protein → MTVSAAHARLKFTNCYFKNLIDTHFRYYGRAVSFPFNTQGWHIDSLSFENTTFANMGYVYMQEGAEYADYVSFNHCTFLNTVMYTLESGWWWWLSVTNSIFVNPYMFGYIPGADGDTPTGGAINIDTIGTANFNFLVPFTENQRHILFANNSYYHDQWLRDYYAGGNPYSDTATTWKPQAMPLMSEKTRIFFNDKTTWPYISMLNVYDSTNPGFLIPPTNVDGIKSFLLRKWTDNSDTTWAFNPNDDINQKWPMSEQLRYTNTKLRTAAMGGFPLGDLWRWWGSFPTTYSGWKAQAATERANITTMLTNGVTAVDEDAPGRPLEFSLDQNYPNPFNPATQITYALPQSGHVTLRVFNVLGMEVATLFSGVQAAGSHEVQFNAGYLASGVYFYRLTADNLSLTKKMVLMK